In the genome of Ignavibacteriota bacterium, one region contains:
- the crtI gene encoding phytoene desaturase, whose protein sequence is MKKIVIIGAGLGGLSTALRLSKNPNYKITILEKHSTPGGRLNILEKDGFTFDLGPSFMSMTYEFDNLFKDAGISNPLDMRELDPIYQVFFDGRKEPLKIFKDLVKLENEFKDIEPNLAKKLDEYLNRAGKFFHDTELQIVQSNYKGMLDYFYKMSKVPFKHIPYLFRTMWAELDKNFSSEEVKIIFSLVAFFLGSTPFHTPSIYSLLSYTEMRHNGYWSIHGGMYSIIKSIVAVLKERGVEFNFNTEIQSIGTNNGKLYEVIDNSGKRWNADIFISNSDAASFRGKVLKRKAFIEKKLDKMHWTLSPFTIYLGVKGKIPGLLHHNYFLGSNFKDYADTIFTSSVSPKKPYYYVNAASKSDESCAPDGCENLFILCPVPDLRYKNNWDDAEKLSENIIDDISRRTNFNLKENIISKTIKTPIDWERMFNLYKGSGLGLAHDLNQVGAFRPKNKDEQFTNLYYVGASTTPGTGLPMVVISSKLVVERINNDVQSL, encoded by the coding sequence ATGAAAAAAATTGTCATTATAGGTGCCGGGTTAGGCGGACTTTCAACTGCGTTACGGCTTTCAAAAAATCCGAATTATAAAATTACTATTTTAGAAAAGCACTCAACTCCGGGCGGAAGATTAAATATTCTTGAAAAGGATGGGTTTACCTTTGACCTTGGACCATCTTTTATGAGTATGACCTACGAATTTGACAATCTTTTTAAAGATGCAGGGATTTCTAATCCATTGGACATGAGAGAACTTGATCCAATTTATCAAGTTTTTTTTGATGGAAGAAAAGAACCATTGAAAATTTTTAAGGATCTAGTAAAGTTAGAAAATGAATTTAAAGACATTGAACCAAATCTCGCTAAAAAATTGGATGAGTATTTAAATCGCGCGGGTAAATTTTTCCACGATACTGAATTACAAATAGTTCAATCGAATTACAAAGGAATGTTGGATTATTTTTATAAAATGTCGAAAGTTCCTTTCAAACATATCCCTTACTTATTCAGAACAATGTGGGCTGAACTTGATAAAAATTTTTCTTCCGAAGAAGTTAAAATTATTTTTTCCTTGGTAGCATTTTTTCTGGGCTCAACTCCATTTCATACACCCTCAATTTATTCTTTGCTTAGTTATACAGAAATGCGCCACAATGGTTATTGGAGCATTCATGGGGGGATGTATTCAATTATAAAATCCATTGTGGCTGTTTTAAAAGAACGAGGCGTAGAATTTAATTTTAATACCGAAATCCAATCAATTGGCACGAATAACGGAAAATTATACGAAGTAATTGATAATTCCGGTAAAAGGTGGAACGCGGATATTTTTATAAGTAACAGCGATGCGGCATCATTCAGAGGTAAGGTTTTAAAAAGAAAAGCTTTTATAGAAAAGAAATTGGATAAGATGCATTGGACACTTTCCCCATTTACAATTTATCTTGGTGTAAAAGGAAAGATCCCGGGATTACTTCATCATAATTATTTTCTCGGCAGCAATTTTAAAGATTATGCGGACACAATTTTTACCTCTTCTGTAAGTCCTAAAAAACCATATTATTATGTTAACGCCGCTTCAAAATCCGATGAATCATGCGCTCCGGACGGCTGTGAAAATTTATTTATTCTTTGTCCCGTACCAGATTTAAGATATAAAAATAATTGGGACGACGCTGAAAAATTATCAGAAAACATAATTGATGATATTTCCAGAAGGACAAATTTTAACTTAAAAGAAAACATAATTTCGAAAACAATTAAAACACCAATTGATTGGGAGCGGATGTTCAATTTATACAAAGGAAGCGGACTTGGATTAGCTCATGATTTAAATCAAGTCGGCGCATTCAGACCCAAAAACAAAGATGAGCAATTTACGAATCTTTATTATGTGGGAGCTTCAACAACTCCTGGAACAGGCTTACCAATGGTTGTAATTAGTTCAAAACTAGTTGTAGAAAGGATTAACAATGACGTTCAATCATTATGA
- a CDS encoding lycopene cyclase domain-containing protein translates to MKYEYLIFNIIVLAGPLFFGSFKKFYFFNYWRPAIISIAFSAIPFIIWDIFVTNRHWYFADKYTLGIRIFELPIEEIMFFITVPFACLFTWVMLNNFNNTNHKKYFTSEQTFDENFFISVISVFFLFLILISLIFKKEYTSISLTFLIGSIIFDKMFGAKIIRYKLFWIYLSIVSLFTLIFNGYLTWRPIVTYNEVYQIGFRIFTIPIEDFLFGYSLIIFSTTIFEKKLKILNSISGLQNNK, encoded by the coding sequence GTGAAATACGAATATCTGATATTTAATATTATTGTTTTAGCCGGACCTTTATTTTTCGGTTCATTTAAGAAATTCTACTTTTTTAATTATTGGAGACCGGCAATAATATCAATTGCATTTTCTGCAATTCCATTTATAATTTGGGATATATTTGTAACAAACAGGCATTGGTATTTTGCCGATAAATATACTTTGGGAATTAGAATTTTTGAATTGCCAATTGAAGAAATAATGTTTTTTATAACAGTACCTTTTGCCTGCTTATTTACTTGGGTAATGTTAAATAATTTTAATAACACAAATCATAAAAAGTATTTTACAAGCGAGCAGACTTTCGACGAAAATTTTTTTATTTCCGTAATTTCTGTATTTTTTTTATTTCTTATTTTAATTTCATTAATTTTTAAAAAAGAATATACCTCAATTTCGTTAACTTTTTTAATTGGCTCAATAATTTTTGATAAAATGTTCGGCGCTAAAATAATCCGATATAAATTGTTTTGGATTTATCTTTCAATTGTTTCCTTATTCACTCTTATTTTTAACGGCTATTTAACTTGGCGACCGATTGTAACTTATAATGAAGTATATCAAATTGGATTTAGAATTTTTACAATTCCAATTGAAGATTTTTTGTTCGGATATTCTTTAATAATATTTTCAACAACTATTTTTGAGAAGAAATTAAAAATACTGAATTCAATTTCCGGTTTGCAAAACAATAAATGA
- a CDS encoding TonB-dependent receptor, translating into MKLSFLILLLFTYGIILPQNNGKITGKVTDQITNEALPGVNIVIEETNLGASSDLSGEFEINNVPMGSYKVKASYIGYNTIIKFDVVVNSAKPTFLEIKLRQTVIELGDVTVTSSYFDKSDIDVNSVKKFSYEEIRRSPGGFEDVVRALSVLPGVARQGAGRNDLVVRGGAPSENLYVVDGFVLPNINHFGNQGATGGPLSFVNLDYVNETTFSTGGFQANYGDKLSSVLKIDLREGRKDKIGGKALVSASQFGLNLEGPITDKNNFIFSIRRSYLDFIFDAAGFNFVPEYYDLLGKYTYDFDSNNKLSYLLVGALDRVKFNNKNSEDIFDNARILGNDQNQYVTGISFRHLFSNGFYNVSLSRNYVSYDGFQNDTLLNPIFLNKSKEAEHELKTDLVYKLNQTSELNFGISGKYILYKSNILFPEKFVTTFGETLPITSAIVNSDFYKVGLYGLYSTNLFNKLRINLGLRGDYFNAIDTKISFSPRLSLAYKITEISNINFSTGIYRQNPSYIWLTLDENKGLKQIQVNQFIIGLDHLLSEDTQVKLEGFYKDYSKYPASVLRPYLVLANTGAGYPGSDDNFSTYGFETLSSQGKGYSRGVEFSVQKKSSKNNLYGILSVTYSQTKFTGIDGIERTGQYDQSWIISLSSGFIFNENWEAAVKFRLATGNAYTPYNNDGTQSVANYLTERLNANHGLDIRVDRRWNFSNMSLIAYIDIQNIYNHKNVNTVKWDYKLMQIDEQADIGILPSIGISLEF; encoded by the coding sequence ATGAAATTAAGTTTTCTTATACTTTTATTATTTACGTACGGAATTATTCTCCCACAAAATAACGGAAAAATTACCGGAAAAGTAACCGACCAAATAACTAATGAAGCTTTACCCGGTGTAAACATTGTAATTGAGGAAACGAATTTAGGAGCTTCATCAGACCTAAGCGGAGAATTTGAAATAAATAATGTTCCTATGGGCAGTTATAAAGTTAAAGCTAGTTATATCGGATATAATACAATTATTAAATTTGATGTAGTTGTAAACTCCGCAAAACCAACTTTCCTGGAAATAAAACTTAGACAGACAGTAATCGAGCTAGGAGACGTTACGGTTACTTCAAGTTACTTTGATAAATCCGATATTGATGTAAACAGCGTTAAAAAATTTAGTTATGAAGAAATAAGAAGATCGCCTGGTGGTTTTGAAGATGTTGTTAGAGCTCTTTCTGTATTGCCGGGTGTTGCAAGACAAGGAGCCGGAAGAAATGATCTAGTTGTACGAGGAGGCGCTCCATCAGAAAATTTATACGTGGTTGACGGCTTTGTTCTACCTAACATTAATCATTTCGGAAACCAGGGAGCAACAGGCGGACCTTTGAGTTTTGTTAATTTAGATTATGTTAACGAAACAACTTTTTCGACCGGAGGATTTCAGGCAAATTACGGAGATAAACTTTCTTCCGTCTTGAAGATTGATTTAAGAGAAGGCAGAAAAGATAAAATTGGTGGCAAAGCTCTGGTCTCTGCATCACAATTTGGATTAAATTTAGAAGGTCCGATTACCGATAAAAATAATTTTATATTTTCAATTAGAAGAAGTTATCTTGATTTTATCTTTGACGCGGCAGGATTTAATTTTGTCCCCGAATATTATGATCTGCTTGGAAAATATACTTATGATTTTGACAGCAATAATAAGCTCTCTTATTTATTAGTAGGAGCTTTGGACCGCGTAAAATTTAACAACAAGAATTCTGAAGATATTTTTGATAATGCAAGAATTTTAGGAAATGACCAAAACCAATATGTAACGGGAATTTCTTTCCGGCATTTATTTTCAAATGGTTTTTATAATGTTTCTTTAAGCCGAAATTATGTCAGTTACGATGGATTTCAAAATGATACTTTGTTAAACCCGATCTTTCTTAACAAATCAAAAGAAGCAGAACACGAATTAAAAACAGATTTGGTTTATAAGTTAAATCAAACTTCAGAATTGAATTTCGGAATTTCAGGAAAATATATTTTATATAAAAGCAATATTCTTTTTCCAGAAAAGTTTGTAACTACTTTTGGTGAAACACTTCCCATTACTTCTGCAATTGTTAATAGTGATTTTTACAAAGTAGGACTTTATGGTTTATACAGCACAAATTTGTTTAACAAATTGAGAATAAATTTGGGGTTAAGAGGAGATTATTTTAATGCGATTGATACGAAGATTTCTTTTAGTCCAAGATTATCTCTCGCATACAAAATTACGGAAATTTCAAATATTAATTTCAGCACCGGAATTTACAGGCAGAATCCTTCTTACATTTGGTTGACTCTTGATGAAAATAAAGGATTAAAACAAATACAAGTCAATCAATTTATCATTGGCTTGGATCATTTACTGAGTGAAGATACCCAAGTAAAATTGGAAGGATTTTACAAAGATTATTCAAAATACCCTGCAAGCGTATTAAGACCGTATTTAGTTTTAGCCAATACAGGCGCCGGTTATCCCGGATCCGACGATAATTTTTCTACATATGGTTTTGAAACTTTATCAAGTCAAGGTAAAGGTTACTCAAGAGGTGTGGAATTTTCCGTTCAAAAGAAATCTTCTAAAAATAATTTGTATGGTATCTTAAGTGTTACTTACAGTCAAACAAAGTTTACCGGAATTGATGGAATTGAAAGAACCGGGCAATATGATCAAAGCTGGATAATCAGTTTAAGTTCAGGGTTTATATTTAACGAAAATTGGGAAGCTGCCGTTAAGTTCAGACTCGCAACCGGAAATGCGTATACTCCGTATAATAATGATGGAACACAAAGTGTTGCTAATTATTTAACTGAGCGGCTTAACGCAAATCACGGATTGGATATTAGAGTAGATAGAAGATGGAATTTCAGTAATATGTCTTTAATTGCTTATATAGACATACAAAATATTTATAATCATAAAAATGTAAACACAGTTAAATGGGATTATAAATTAATGCAAATTGATGAACAAGCTGATATTGGAATTTTACCTTCAATCGGTATTAGTTTAGAATTTTAA
- the folE gene encoding GTP cyclohydrolase I FolE — MRDPGNNVIHKLFEENNNEHLLTTLETPIKADAFNIKDDLKIELIKSKFSDIMEILGLNLEDESLKDTPKRVAKMFVKEIFSGLDPKNKPAPTLFENKFNFNEMLVEKNITIYSYCEHHFVPIIGKAHIAYFPKEYVIGLSKLNRIAQYFAKRPQVQERLTIQIANELKNVLKTEDVAVIIDAEHLCVASRGVNDVNSSTITSSYGGKFAEPSIKNELLNYIKQ; from the coding sequence ATGCGAGACCCTGGAAATAATGTAATACATAAATTATTCGAAGAAAATAATAATGAACATTTGCTTACAACTTTGGAAACTCCAATTAAAGCCGATGCATTTAATATAAAAGATGATCTCAAAATTGAATTGATAAAATCTAAATTTTCGGATATTATGGAAATACTTGGTTTGAATTTGGAAGATGAAAGTTTAAAAGACACTCCTAAAAGAGTAGCTAAAATGTTTGTTAAAGAAATTTTTAGCGGATTGGATCCGAAAAACAAACCCGCACCAACATTATTTGAAAACAAATTTAATTTCAACGAAATGTTGGTTGAAAAAAATATTACAATTTATTCTTATTGCGAGCATCACTTTGTACCGATTATTGGAAAAGCTCATATTGCTTACTTTCCTAAAGAATACGTAATTGGTCTTTCCAAGTTGAACAGAATTGCTCAATATTTTGCCAAAAGACCGCAAGTGCAAGAAAGACTTACAATTCAAATAGCAAATGAATTAAAAAATGTTCTTAAAACCGAAGACGTTGCTGTTATAATTGACGCGGAACATTTATGTGTAGCTTCAAGAGGTGTTAATGATGTAAATAGTTCAACAATTACATCAAGTTACGGCGGTAAATTTGCAGAACCATCAATTAAAAATGAATTACTGAATTATATAAAACAGTAA
- a CDS encoding phytoene/squalene synthase family protein, with protein MTFNHYENTCSKISKKLTEAYSTSFSWGIKAFSPEYREPIFAIYGWVRIADEIVDTFHHADKKFLLNKFKEDTYHAIKYGVSTNPIIHSFQKVAVKYNIEADLIDAFLTSMEMDLEETSHERKSYDLYIYGSAEVVGLMCLKVFCNGESKKYNELVYSAKMLGSAFQKVNFLRDINSDLNDRNRIYLPDVHHEMLINNTNKRCLEFEIEEEFHEALKGILKLPIGVKLGVYSAYLYYLMLFKKIKRLDVKQLMSKRVRISNFYKLYLFLKSFWEIKVIKLT; from the coding sequence ATGACGTTCAATCATTATGAAAATACATGTTCAAAAATAAGTAAGAAGTTAACCGAAGCTTACAGTACTTCATTCAGTTGGGGAATTAAAGCATTTTCTCCCGAGTATAGAGAACCTATTTTTGCAATCTACGGCTGGGTTCGTATTGCAGATGAAATAGTTGATACTTTTCATCATGCAGACAAGAAATTTTTATTGAATAAATTTAAAGAAGATACTTATCACGCAATAAAATACGGAGTTTCAACTAATCCAATTATTCATTCATTTCAAAAAGTTGCAGTAAAGTATAATATTGAAGCAGATTTAATTGATGCTTTTTTAACAAGTATGGAAATGGATCTTGAAGAAACTTCCCATGAAAGAAAAAGCTATGACCTTTATATTTACGGCTCTGCAGAAGTAGTTGGATTAATGTGCCTAAAAGTCTTTTGCAACGGCGAAAGCAAAAAGTACAACGAACTTGTTTATTCGGCAAAAATGCTTGGATCGGCATTTCAGAAAGTTAATTTTTTAAGAGATATAAACAGTGATTTAAATGATCGCAATAGAATTTATTTGCCCGACGTTCATCATGAAATGCTTATAAATAATACTAATAAAAGATGTTTGGAATTTGAAATTGAAGAAGAATTTCACGAAGCACTAAAAGGGATTTTGAAATTACCAATTGGAGTTAAACTTGGAGTATATTCGGCTTATCTTTATTATTTAATGCTTTTCAAAAAAATAAAAAGATTGGACGTAAAACAACTGATGAGTAAAAGAGTAAGAATTTCAAACTTCTATAAACTATATCTTTTTCTCAAATCTTTTTGGGAAATAAAAGTCATAAAATTAACTTAG
- a CDS encoding SRPBCC family protein, which produces MFKFEQIQVFNKKVNEVFPFFENPENLEIITPNELRFNIISPKPLVMKEGAEFRYTIKLGLLKFPWRTLITKYDPNKIFIDEQKFGPYKKWKHTHLFEDIDGKTKMTDIIEYDLFLYPLKNLINNLYVSKNIKKIFDFRKNYLREKFN; this is translated from the coding sequence ATGTTTAAATTTGAGCAAATACAAGTTTTTAACAAAAAAGTGAATGAAGTATTTCCTTTTTTTGAAAATCCCGAGAACTTAGAAATAATTACACCTAATGAATTACGTTTCAATATAATATCTCCAAAACCTTTAGTAATGAAAGAAGGAGCGGAATTTAGATATACAATTAAATTGGGATTATTAAAATTTCCTTGGAGAACTCTTATAACTAAATATGATCCAAATAAAATTTTTATAGACGAACAGAAGTTTGGTCCTTATAAAAAATGGAAACATACACATTTATTTGAAGATATTGATGGAAAAACAAAAATGACAGATATTATTGAATATGATCTGTTCCTATATCCCTTGAAAAATTTGATAAACAATTTATATGTAAGTAAAAACATTAAAAAGATTTTTGATTTCAGAAAAAATTATTTACGCGAAAAATTTAACTAA
- a CDS encoding MerR family transcriptional regulator, with amino-acid sequence MKNNIKYPIKAVSDLTGLTEHVIRAWEKRYNLVIPDRTETNRRLYSKDDVEKLSLLSKASKSGYSIGVISNYSLEQLNQLFGEKEPYIKKEEITATDTTIDNVIENCISFVKILDKKAFEHELYSAQIKFSQPILIEKIITPLIERIGDLWKSGEIRIMHEHISTTIIRKFLTQIIDANLVDTNAPKIIIATPKGQLHELGALIVGVVASSDGWDVTYIGPDLPGEEIAAAIEKINPKVVALSIVYPSDDVLLDKEMLKISRLISSDTVVLAGGRSVLSYENILRKMNVKIISDLNEFRDQLALARLT; translated from the coding sequence ATGAAAAATAACATTAAATATCCAATAAAAGCTGTTTCTGATTTAACAGGACTAACCGAACATGTAATAAGAGCTTGGGAAAAAAGATATAATTTAGTTATACCTGATAGAACAGAAACTAATAGAAGATTATATTCAAAAGATGATGTTGAAAAATTATCTCTGCTTTCAAAAGCTTCTAAAAGCGGATATTCAATTGGTGTAATTTCAAATTATTCCTTAGAACAATTGAATCAATTATTCGGTGAGAAAGAACCCTATATTAAAAAAGAAGAAATCACAGCTACTGATACTACAATAGATAATGTTATTGAGAATTGTATTTCATTCGTAAAAATTCTGGATAAAAAAGCATTTGAACATGAGCTTTATTCAGCTCAAATAAAATTTTCACAACCGATTTTAATAGAAAAGATAATTACTCCTTTAATTGAGAGAATCGGCGACTTGTGGAAATCCGGTGAAATTAGAATTATGCACGAGCATATTTCAACAACAATAATCAGAAAATTTTTAACGCAAATAATTGACGCAAATTTGGTGGATACAAACGCTCCGAAAATAATTATTGCTACACCCAAAGGTCAGCTTCATGAATTAGGAGCATTAATTGTTGGTGTTGTTGCCTCCTCTGACGGCTGGGATGTGACTTATATTGGTCCGGATTTACCGGGCGAAGAAATTGCAGCGGCAATTGAAAAAATAAATCCCAAAGTTGTAGCTTTAAGTATTGTTTATCCTTCAGACGATGTTCTTCTTGATAAGGAAATGTTAAAGATTAGCAGATTAATTAGCAGTGATACAGTTGTTTTAGCTGGCGGAAGAAGTGTTTTGTCTTATGAAAATATTCTTAGAAAAATGAATGTTAAAATAATTTCCGATCTTAATGAGTTTAGAGACCAGCTCGCATTAGCTCGATTAACATAA
- a CDS encoding deoxyribodipyrimidine photo-lyase: MIENRLRILKSADSKKGPVVYWMQREQRVSDNWALIYAYEKAKETNEKLIVVFNLVTEFQNATFRQYYFMIEGLKEVEINLEKLNISFFITTGNPEDEIPNFIIKHNAGLLVTDFNPLKIISNWKEKTAKKIEIPFFEIDSHNIIPVWKASKKLEFAAYTIRPKILKLLPEYLHEFPKLEKLKRSNFISNKIDWDKLYQNLKINFSVKPADDLIPGENAAINILQKFIWYKLNNYAIDRNDPNKNGLSNISPYLHFGHISAQRIALLLNDFDQTDVSVASYLEELIIRRELADNFCNYNPNYDNFTGLHPWAKETLNLHRNDKREFVYSLEEFELAKTHDALWNAAQLEMYTTGKMHGYMRMYWAKKILEWTKSPEDAFNNAIYLNDKYELDGRDPNGYAGIAWSVGGTHDRAWNERNVFGKIRYMNYNGCKRKFDVKSYMEKFKLTDQQSLF; the protein is encoded by the coding sequence ATGATAGAAAATAGATTAAGAATATTAAAAAGCGCTGACTCTAAAAAAGGACCGGTTGTTTATTGGATGCAGCGCGAACAAAGAGTTTCAGACAATTGGGCTTTAATTTATGCTTATGAAAAAGCTAAAGAAACAAATGAAAAATTAATAGTTGTGTTTAATTTAGTAACTGAATTTCAGAACGCAACTTTCAGGCAATATTATTTTATGATAGAAGGATTGAAGGAAGTTGAAATAAATTTAGAAAAACTAAATATCAGCTTTTTTATAACTACAGGTAATCCTGAAGATGAAATTCCCAATTTTATAATTAAGCACAATGCAGGCTTATTAGTAACTGATTTTAATCCTCTAAAAATAATATCTAATTGGAAGGAAAAGACAGCAAAAAAAATTGAAATTCCATTTTTTGAAATTGATTCTCATAATATTATTCCGGTTTGGAAAGCGTCAAAAAAACTTGAATTTGCGGCTTATACAATAAGACCAAAAATTCTAAAATTATTGCCTGAATATTTACATGAATTTCCAAAGTTGGAAAAATTAAAAAGGTCGAATTTTATTTCAAATAAAATAGATTGGGATAAATTATATCAAAATCTAAAAATTAATTTTAGCGTAAAACCAGCGGATGATTTAATTCCCGGAGAAAATGCCGCTATAAATATTCTCCAAAAATTTATTTGGTACAAACTGAATAATTATGCAATTGATAGAAATGATCCGAATAAAAATGGACTTTCTAATATTTCTCCATATTTACATTTTGGACATATTTCAGCCCAAAGAATTGCGTTACTTCTAAATGATTTTGATCAAACGGATGTTTCGGTTGCCTCATATTTAGAGGAGTTAATTATAAGACGCGAGCTTGCGGATAATTTTTGCAATTATAATCCAAACTATGATAACTTTACCGGACTTCATCCTTGGGCTAAGGAAACTTTAAATCTTCATCGAAACGATAAAAGAGAATTTGTTTATTCTTTAGAAGAATTTGAATTGGCAAAAACTCATGATGCGCTTTGGAACGCCGCGCAATTAGAAATGTATACAACAGGAAAGATGCACGGATATATGAGAATGTACTGGGCAAAAAAAATATTGGAGTGGACTAAATCTCCTGAGGATGCATTCAACAATGCAATTTACCTAAATGATAAATACGAATTAGATGGGAGAGACCCAAACGGCTATGCTGGAATTGCCTGGTCAGTTGGCGGAACTCACGATAGAGCTTGGAATGAAAGAAATGTTTTCGGCAAAATAAGATACATGAACTATAACGGCTGTAAAAGAAAATTCGATGTAAAAAGTTATATGGAAAAATTCAAATTAACTGATCAGCAAAGTTTGTTTTGA
- a CDS encoding glutathione peroxidase produces MNTKTLILTISSLLGIFNSKGEHKPNITNIVVKDINMKEVKLSDYKGKVLLIVNVASKCGFTKQYEGLQRIYDKFKDKGFVILGFPCNDFGGQEPGTNEEIKQFCSLTYSVNFPMFDKVKVLGDDKSPLFEVLTNNTKTGKSDIKWNFEKFLIDKNGDVVDRFRSITTPESSNITSLIEKELAK; encoded by the coding sequence ATGAATACAAAGACATTAATTTTAACAATTAGTTCATTACTTGGGATTTTTAACTCTAAAGGTGAACATAAACCAAATATTACAAATATTGTTGTTAAAGATATAAATATGAAAGAAGTAAAACTCTCCGATTATAAAGGAAAAGTTTTATTGATTGTTAACGTTGCAAGCAAATGCGGATTTACAAAACAATATGAAGGTCTGCAGAGAATTTATGATAAATTTAAAGATAAAGGATTTGTAATTCTTGGTTTTCCTTGTAATGATTTTGGCGGACAAGAACCCGGAACTAATGAAGAAATAAAGCAGTTCTGCTCATTAACTTATAGTGTCAATTTTCCAATGTTTGATAAAGTAAAAGTATTAGGAGATGATAAATCTCCATTGTTTGAAGTATTGACAAACAATACAAAAACCGGGAAATCCGATATTAAATGGAATTTTGAAAAATTCTTAATTGATAAAAACGGAGATGTAGTAGATAGATTTAGAAGCATTACAACTCCGGAAAGCAGTAATATTACCTCTCTAATTGAAAAAGAGTTGGCAAAATAA
- a CDS encoding aromatic ring-hydroxylating dioxygenase subunit alpha — translation MLKNKWYLICHSKDLTNKIIVKKILNEDIIIYRTRNGIPVALEDRCCHRNVKLSLGYLSENNVVCGYHGWKFDCNGNCVLIPSQLPGTKIPPKAVIKKYPIKEFNNWVWIFVGDEEKVNNVNPPNIPEMAEWNYTYKEHIFEADLEAAAESLIDPYHIKYTHKDSIKQLLGQINEFPAEFRIETIEDGISGKYYRANTANISEKMYFGDEPELEVFYRFYYPNISRLEARFNDRILLILEHFMQVDDKKISMTQITLWKNIFGFFPAFGRWFMARKSNKIVNEDIALLKSQKEILDKVKDNLHEVSVKGDEVSLAFRKYWRKRLKEEN, via the coding sequence ATGCTTAAAAATAAATGGTATTTAATTTGTCATTCAAAGGACCTGACAAATAAAATAATAGTTAAGAAAATATTAAATGAAGACATAATAATTTATCGAACAAGAAATGGTATTCCTGTCGCGCTAGAAGATAGATGCTGCCATAGAAATGTAAAATTATCTCTCGGATATTTAAGTGAAAATAATGTTGTGTGCGGATATCATGGCTGGAAATTTGACTGCAATGGAAATTGTGTTCTTATACCATCTCAATTACCAGGCACAAAAATTCCGCCAAAAGCTGTTATAAAAAAATATCCTATTAAAGAATTTAACAATTGGGTTTGGATATTTGTCGGTGATGAAGAAAAGGTAAATAATGTAAATCCACCCAATATTCCTGAAATGGCTGAATGGAATTACACTTATAAAGAACATATTTTTGAAGCTGATCTTGAAGCCGCAGCTGAAAGTCTAATAGATCCTTATCATATTAAATACACACATAAAGATTCTATTAAACAATTGCTAGGACAAATAAATGAATTTCCCGCGGAATTTAGAATTGAAACAATCGAAGACGGAATTTCCGGAAAATATTATAGAGCAAACACCGCGAATATTTCCGAAAAGATGTACTTTGGTGATGAACCGGAACTTGAAGTTTTTTATAGGTTCTATTATCCTAATATCTCTCGTTTAGAAGCAAGGTTTAACGATAGAATTTTATTAATACTTGAGCATTTTATGCAAGTTGACGATAAAAAAATAAGTATGACCCAAATTACATTATGGAAGAATATTTTTGGATTCTTCCCTGCTTTCGGAAGATGGTTTATGGCGAGAAAATCCAATAAAATTGTAAATGAAGACATAGCGCTGCTGAAATCACAAAAGGAAATTTTAGATAAAGTAAAAGATAATCTGCATGAAGTAA